A stretch of the Papaver somniferum cultivar HN1 chromosome 6, ASM357369v1, whole genome shotgun sequence genome encodes the following:
- the LOC113289525 gene encoding uncharacterized protein LOC113289525, which translates to MGNTGPCGGPCTKTHFDRFGNQDSASLFKNDDPTCIEIWNLVIHVKTSHMEIFFLNSSFAITSLLFKQSVKYRWWLLVAQIWEISAKVAVLLPNRNNEGLEHTGSSMEILVSCANGMGIIPNVLIENFDDDNMSFSSRSNQIYSQCRWCTIYVQVVYNFGSLRTSPLDCFCRVNFSFVRDLLL; encoded by the exons ATGGGCAATACTGGTCCTTGTGGTGGACCCTGCACAAAAACTCATTTTGATAGGTTTGGTAACCAAGATTCTGCTTCGTTGTTCAAAAATGATGACCCAACATGCATTGAGATCTGGAATCTTGTTATTCATGTAAAAACTTCGCATATggaaattttttttcttaatagttCATTTGCAATCACTTCATTGTTGTTCAAACAGAGTGTAAAGTATAGATGGTGGTTATTGGTGGCGCAAATATGGGAAATAAGTGCTAAAGTTGCAGTATTGCTACCAAACCGAAATAATGAAGGACTCGAG CATACTGGGAGCTCGATGGAAATTTTGGTGTCATGTGCCAACGGTATGGGCATTATCCCAAATGTTCTAATTGAG AATTTCGACGATGATAACATGTCGTTCTCGAGCAGAAGCAATCAAATATATTCCCAATGTAGATGGTGCACCATTTATGTCCAAGTTGTATACAACTTTGGTAGTCTGAGAACATCACCTCTTGATTGTTTTTGCAGagttaatttttcttttgtacGAGATTTGTTGCTGTAA